The segment TTGAGATTAAGTATAAAAGAATTTTGAGTTTCCATTTTATTAAGAAATGAAGTTAAAATAGAAAACTTTAAGTTTTTATTTGTCTAAAATTATGAGTCTAGTCAATTTCATGGGAAATCCAACGAAAATAACAAAAATGACAACGTTTTAGAGTTTTCGTATAAATTTTGGTGTTTCTGTAGCCTACAAAATTGATGATTATTTATGTCATTACTTTTAGCTAAATCTTGAAATAAACTTATAAAaactacctatatatatatatatatatatatatatatatatatatatatatatatatatatatatatatatatatatatatatatatatatatatcctccctaataaataaaaataattttgccacttgtcaattttcatgagttttgacacttgtcattttgtggtatttttgaaataaatattatccagttgtcaatttctgatttgtttcaaattttaaaattaaagtcgtATACTTATATATGcaaaatattaatataatatatatgaaaTTAAATTGCAATGAATACGTttctttatttcttattttaaagttttatatCAAAAAATAATTACTACTTACactttaatgtttattttttttttaaattaacccgtataatatacgggtctcacacctagtttctAATATAACAATTTATTTGGCGATGCAATCAAGAACAAATTTCAAACACCAAGGTGCTGTTTGGTTTGCAGAATGTTGCTGAAGGAATTTGAATTGGAATTGGAAAAAGAATCTGTTAGGAATTGGAATTAATTTCAGATTCTGTTTGGTTCGCAAGAAATGTAATTGGAATTAATGTAAAATGACAGAGTTACCCTTTTTCCTCTTTTGCTTAATTTTACATTGTTTTCTAACTTATATGTAAAGATACATTATGATAATTATGAAAACAATAAAATTTATGCGGTGGTGGCAGTGCTGGTGGGGGCAGTAGCGGTGGTAACGGTGGTGGCGGTGACGATGGTAACGACAAcgatggtagtggtggtggcgtcGGAGGCAGTAGCGGTGGGTGGCGGTGGCGGTGATGACGACAATGGTGGTggtgacggtggtggtggtggtggcggcgacgATGGTGGTGGTCAGTGTTTGTGGTGGTGTTGTGTTTCCTAATAAGTGCAGGGGTATTTTTGTAAGATGACACTTTCCTTGATAAGAAGGAATGTTTTCCATccaattttagaagaaattcACTTTCCTCTATATGGTGGAAAGTTTATTTCATTTAGGAATCCTTTTCCCTCCTCTAAGTCCAATCAAACGCATGAATTCGAGGGAATTGGAATCCTTTTCCATCAAATTTCATTCCTTTCCTGCCAACCGTCCCAAGACTTTCAAAATATTGTTTGTGTTTCACACCTTCCACACGAAGACAGAACAatatacctttttttttttaaatagtgaTAGCAATTTATTAAAGATGATAAAATTAATACATTAGCGTGACTTTTGAACAAAaagaaaagtaaattaaaattaaaaaacctTCCGTTTTCCGGATATTAGAGATCTCTTTTACGATCCTCTTCAATGGTTCCTTTGACAAACGGTTTCTTTGTAGGACACGAATTTTCCCCCTAACTCCCCCAATCTCAGAACTTTCTCCGATCCTCCATCAACGAAGAAGATCGAGTAGTAATTAATCGTTGGATCGACTTTTTCTCGTGACAGAATAGTCATCGGTATGATTTTTTGCACTTCTGTAATACATAGTTGTGTCTGGGATGATTCAAAGCAAAGCTGGTTGTTGATATTTTAGGTTTAATTTTTGCTTTCAGAATTTTAGTGATGATAGTCCTGCTTGCTTTAGGCAAGTTTAGGCGTGGCGAGATTTTTCTTGCTCTTTAACCTATTGACTTCAGATTGTTAGGTCTTTTTACGTTCTCTCCATGAGATCAATGGAATCTGGGCTCATCTGCGAGCATACCTAAAATTCAGTATGTACTGTATTATGTGAAATCGAAATTATGTTAAATTGCGTAAAGAGTTGCTGCTCATGGTGTCGTGTAGAAGTGGATCAAGAGAAATAAACTGACTGATTTTTTTTTCTCAGAGACGAACATAAAGGAATACCTTTTCTTTCTTTGCTCAAGATCTTTACTTTCTTTTCATGCTGATCTATTTGTCTGGTTTTCTTAAAGAAGCTTTCAAGAGTCGTTAGATACATGAAATTCTGATGATATTGGTCGCTATGGTTGTGGTTGATTGTAGGCTCTTAAAGATAATTATAAACCCCAATAATTCGCCTGAGGATTGATCAGATCTAATATCAACAACTATCCACATATATACCTCAAACATCTCCAATGGTCATCTTTGCTTGAGATTGTATCTTGAAATCTCTTATTTGATATATTGTGTTGCAACAAGCTTCAAGATAATTTTGTGGAGTAACAAAACCAATATGTTTTACATCCTTAGAAACATGAAAAAACTGTTCTCTTCCTTTAGGGCATGTTTCATTTGTCAAAATTTGGTGGAACCTGATGGAATGGAATTCAAGATTCCGTTTGACCACATGGCATATCATCTTTGATTTAAAATTGTCAAGGAATTGAGTTATGTCGGATTCTTTAATATTTCACTTCAAGGAATTTGACATTCCATCAACTACAATTCCACAGACATATCTACAAACCAAACATAGAATTACAAGGAATGCAATTGAATTCCATTATTTCGTTTTCAATAGTATTGTCCTTTGTATACTTATTATCTCTTTTGAAAGAGTAAGAAAACCttctagattttttttttattattttatttctcTTTATACGAATTCTTTTGGTAATTTATACAGGAACAATGTCCCTTGCTCGGCCTCATCATGCAGATAATACTCAATTCCCCGGTGATTTTAGATTTACCTTTGGACGAAATTACCCTCACGTATATTCCTCCGCCTCCACAGACTTCACTACCAACAGGCGTTACAACAATAACAATAACCATAGAAGAAGCTACAACAATTCCCATGACTTCTCAAATGAATCCAGACATCAATACAACATTTATAATCACATTGATCCCGAAGTTTTACCTTCTCTTAAAAGGAGGAAGTTTTCTTCCACCAATTGGGAAGGTTATGGTACATCTTataatcataacaacaacaacaacaacaacaacaacaacaacaacaacaacaataatcataatcataatccatCTTTCAAATATGAATATTCTCCTTCAAGCTCCAAGATTACATTCCCTCTTCCTGATGGAAATGCTAAAGTTTCCACATCCACTAGCTACAAACGTGATCGAACAAGATTTGAAGATGAAGATGTTGAATTTATGTCAAGGGATCAGATTGAGAGGTTTTCTCCTTCCAGAAAAGATGGTATTGATGCTTTACAGGAAACTCACTTGCGCTACTCTTACTGTGCTTTTCTTCAGAACCTTGGACTTCGCCTTGAGCTGTAAGCAAAACATTTTAGTTTATACTTTACTTGTATACAATTAGCCAATAATATAAACTTTTGTCTATTCTGTTGTTTGACATTAACTTTCTTTCAATTTCACTACAGCCCACAAACTACTATTGGAACTGCTATGGTTCTATGCCACCGGTTTTTTGTCCGGAGGTCTCATGCATCCCATGACAGATTTGTAAGTTATCATTTCTCTTTGATTAAAAACTAATTAATCCCATGACAGTTTTGTATCTTAGATTTTAATACTTATTGCATATAGGACTTTTTTCCATTAtcattttattctatttttaaaCCACAAGTTTATCTGAAAGAATTTGATTATATATTCTTTATACATTTTGCTACAGCTGATTGCTACTGCTGCTCTTTTTCTTGCTGCAAAGTCGGAGGAGACACCATGCCCTCTGAATGATGTATTGAGAGTGTCCTCTGAAATTTTCCACAAGCAGGATTTCAATGTGCTCTGCTATTTGCTCCCTATGGTGACTTTTTAAACTTTCTATTGGCATTCAATCTTTTATAGAACTTCATATGATTGTTTTAATCTAACTATTCAACAGGATTGGTTTGATGAATACCGAGAACGAGTGCTTGAAGCTGAGCAAATGGTTTTGACAACTCTAAACTTTGAGCTGAATGTGCAGCATCCATACACACATCTGACATCCATTCTTGACAAATTAGGGCTTGCACAATCACTTTTGGTAAACCTGGCATTGAGCTTGGTTAGTGAAGGGTAAGCCTGCCATCCATTTCTTCCCTTTTATGGAGTTAATAAAATGGATGAATTAGAAAGTTGGTTGCTGTTATCTCTCACTCTCACCTAATTACTTGTTCAGAATGTTCCATTGATATTGCTTGGTAGTTGGTGGTGTGCAGTTGATGGAGTAATGTTGCATTGCATGTAATTGAGTAGTAGTTGTCTTGTTGTCtgcattgtttattgatttttttggATTGGCATATAATTGCAGGGGCAATAGAAGAGTGTAGCATGCACAGAGTGTATGATTTTGTTAGCTGGTGGATTGATAGAGTTTTATTTCTCATCTCATCTCATCTGAAGTTGAAAGACAGATAGTGTTTGGATGCAGTTTTCAATCAAAATTTTTTCCTAACTTAATCTCGCTAAAAGTTACAATTTTTTGCCCCACCATACACTTGCTCTTGATCTCTCGTTTGAgcaaaagacgtgaatgcccttCTCATAAGCAATAGCTCTAGAAAGCTTCTAGAGTGAAGGTTAACATAGTTTTTGAGATCTCAAAAGGCAACCCTATTTAGACTAGGCAGCAGGGGTGGATCTAGTTGAAGAGATGGATgctcaatttattattattatttattttttgtagtGTAAAGCTAAAATTACAAGAAAAATTTGCTGTTTGTTTGCATAGTCACCAGCATGCTGCTTTATCCAGATACCATTAGATTAGCAGCCTAAGATTTGCATATTAGCAAAGAGAATACCTGATAATATGAGGTGAATAGGATTCTATCACACGTTTGGAAATCATGAGTGAGGAGGGAAAGCGGAGGTGAGAGATAGAGAGACATTAACTTATAAAAATATAGGGTTAAGAGGGTAatgagttatatttttaacaaggaAGGAGGAAATGTtgaaaaatgaaatgaaatcCATGGGTTTTAAGATGGGATCTTCATACTCATTTTTAACCAAGCGCAGGATTTGATATCCAATTCTTTGCCAAATCCAATTTAGTTGCCAGTTAAGCTGTATAAGCTTCATCATCAAAGTGGGCATTGTACTAGATTTTGTGTTGTAGATGTCTATTTTATGCTCATTCCATCAGCAATTCTGAAGATACTTGGAAAATGTACACCAGATGCACATGCTATGCCTTTCTTTGTTGGTAAGAGAAAATTGCATTTGATTTCACACCTGccatcacatcacatcacataactaactaactaactactcaTCTCTATGGTAATTACTGCTAAACTAAAACTTGAAGCTCATATTCGTGCCAGATCTTCATCATTCCTTCTATTGCTACAAAATGGTGTGTTTAATCATCAGATAGCtgttttttaatgtattattgaatttgatttgATGTTATCTCCTAAATTCGACTACTTTTTATTTTGGTAGGCTGCGTAGCTCACTTTGGCTTCAATTCAAACCCCACCAGATTGCTGCTGGAGCTGCATACCTTGCTGCAAGATCTTTAAATATGGATCTTACTACGTATCAAAATGTTTGGCAGGAGTTCTACACACCACCATCTGTACTCAAGGGTATGTATGTCATATGTCATTTCATTATTATTTATGCATAAATAAGTAATGACATATTATTTTCTTCTTGTAGATGTTGTCCAGCAGTTGATGGAGCTGTTTTAGAGCTGAAAGAAAGATGGTGACATTTTATGGCTTTGTTTGGGTGCCTTATACACGTGTGCTTCTGTAAATGGCCTTCAGTCATTTTAGGTCCAGACCATCAGTCGGTTCATAAGGCTGTGTAGTCAAAGCATTGACCTGACCCGTGCTTGTTCTTTGACTTTTATCATAGGAGGTGTCCAATATGTGGTTTAGTTGCGTAGGAAAGAgccttaaattttatttttatatttggaTCATCAAAATATTTGAATCCACGAACAACACTTTTTGGAAACCTTATATCCAATATCTCTTTCGGTGTGTGTTTACTTTGGGGTCTTCACATGGACACACTATGCTTTACCTTCCCATGGTGTATACACTCTTACTTCTGGGCTTTATTGAGTACTTAACTAGAGCATTGACACatcatcatgtcatgtcaaatcTTCAACATATGAACATAAAGATTTACATTCTTATAAACATACTAGGTGATAGGTTCATGTGAACATAGGAGATAGGATATTGATCTGTGAAAAATAGTTCTACTAAATACACACACAAACCAGTGTGATGAAAACCAAGAACATGAAAGTTGAATGTTATAATTGGAAAATAAATGAAACTAAAATGTTAAAATCAACATTAAATTGTAAGTTGAATGCTAAGTAAAATgatgtaattcacattaaataaaaatgttacagCTGACATAAAAGTGTTATAATTATCATTAAGATAAAAGTAAAATGCTATAGTTGACATTAATATGAAAGTGCAATGCTTTAATTGAAAAACAAGTATAAGTAAAATGATATAATCAAACATTAAAACGAAAGTTCAAtgttataatagaaaaaaaaaaaaacaatataagtaGATGTTATAATAGACATTAAAATGAACATCTTCTTCTCGAACCGTCGAATATTTTCCAGAcaaccaaatatttttttttctcgtTTCACCGAACTTTTTTGTCTCTACCGAAGATTTTCAATGACTAAGACACTAAATTATTGTGCACCGCATATATTTACATTAAGACATTTAGCAATCCTACAAGTTTCCTGAATAGATTTACCAATTCGAGTATTGTATTAAATTCAACAACATTAGGTATTTATGGAAAAACAAACATTTTTATGATCAATATTATCAGAACTATGAGAGAAGTAAATTCAAGAAATATGTGATAGGATGAGTTGATGACTCGCTTTCAAAACTAATATTTTTGACAGCTTTGACAAATTTATGATGAAGGTCAACTATCCATACAACTTTTGCTTTCAAAACCAATGTtcaacatttttattttattttcttatgtGGTGTCATGTCACTCCCACAAAGCATGTCATCATATTGTTTGGATACATTTCTCATCTTTAGAATTTCTTCAAGGCATTCTTGACTTTTAGTATATCTCACCTCATGGATATTCTTCCTGTAAAGATGTTGTCGTATGTTTCTTATTTCCTTCATTCCAATTGGCTTGAGAAGATAATAACAGGCCCCATGTTAGACACCTCTCATAACTCTTCTTGTTTCCCCATTAAACTAACACTAAAACCTAAGTATTCTATTGAAAATAAGCATTACTTGTGTGTTTTGGAACCACATCTGTTACATAGATGCATCACTTGTGCCATATATGATCTTTTAATTTATAGCCTATAAAGAATATATAGTGTTGTTTAGGGTGTATACAATTTCAACCTTCATAAAATTAAACAACACCATATGAACACCAAAGACTTAGTTAATCGTAAAAAATAAACCATATTTGTTCCCATATATGACTCAAGAAAAAAGAAAGAATAAAAAATACACAACAATGTACTTtacaacactaataaaaaatGGCAGTGAACTTATAGATCAACAACACCTAGAATCCCAAAACCATCAGTTGCTTGCAAGCTTAGTCAGCAAATCAAGGGCAATCAAGGAAATTCAAACCTGAGGCCGACGAACCACAAAACTACAAGAAAATTGTTAAGAGAAGTCTTGAAAAATTGTCACACACAAAGAATAACACAAAACCCCAAACTCACTCCCTACaatgcaaaaaaataaaaataaaaaataaaccatATGAACACCAAAGACTTAGTTAATCGTAAAAAATCTCCACATTCATCTCTAACAAGTGCAAAAATTTTATGTAAAGCAACTATTTATAAATGATAATCTATAATCTATTAATCTGATTCAAGTGCATCATTCAGAAAACTAGAAAACTATAATCTTATAACATTGTGATTTATGATAATCTATAATCTGATTCATTGATTCAACATTCAGAATTTCAGATTTCTAATTCAACTCATTCAAGTATAATAGTGCTTATTATTTAACATTCAATTTATTGATAAGTGATAACAATGAACATTGAACAGTCTACGTATCTAACATAACTTGAAAAGTTGaacaaaaagaaaacaagaaagCTTTTACCTTATATAGTTGTCAAATCGACTGATGATTGATTAAAAAGTCAAAAATCGATTCACGTCGCTGGTTCGCTGTATGCTGCCGCCTTCTGCCTTTGCGTGGTGGGTTGATCACTGATCGATTAACAAGAGTAGTAAGAGTGACTAGACATGTGGACTATTGCTAGCATTTGATAGGGGTGTTATTCGGTGTTTTTTCTTCGGTTTAATCGATTCGGTTTTATCAGTTTTTTTACAtcttaaaactaacaataaccaAGGTTTGATTTAATCGGTTTTGATCTATTCGATTTGGTTTAacggttaaaccgaataaaatgTCGCatgtaaaaataaatattaaactaaaatgaattttttttactaaacttttaccaaatgaaaaaaatacactAATACATAGCATATTATATTTAGTCAACGTGACCATATAAATTGTAGATACAAGGTTAATATAGATTTAATCGTATATGAAAATGATAGAAATAACCTAAAGTTAATTGACATTTCACTAATTAGTTGTtttaatacaatatataaacaattataaatttataatggtTCATAATTAAATAATGAATTATGAAAATATATTTTAGTAACTAATCTATCAATTTAAAAGTAAAATGTTAATTTATAgatataaactataaaaatatatattaattaagacttcatttatttatttatttttcggtTTAACTAAGACAATAAAGATTTAACCAAAACCAAATCAATTAAATTATCCTTATTCGGTTAACCAAACCGAATAACCAAATAACCAAATAAGCTGAACCAAATAAACCAAACATCATTTGGTTTGGTTTGATTATTCGGTTTCTACTTTTTATCATAACCCTAACATTTCAGTATGATtcaaaatttaattgaaaaaaaaatggaCCCTATGCACATGCCCTTCTTTACCCCCTCCCCCCATAACCGGCCATGCATTATGTTCTAGGGTTCAGAACACCGTATTTCGATGAATATGCTTTTATATAAGTATGGATAAATattttatgagaaattaaatatcctacTACATTTTCTTTATACTCATCCTTCTACCTATATTAAATGTTGGAAAAGTTAAATATCTTTCTACAAAATCTTTTTATTTGTCTTCCTACTCATAAGATTATGACAAATATCTTAATCAAATGATAAGACGATGAAAGAAAATTAGTGGATTATACTTAGACAATCAATCAATAGATATGATGACGACGTAGAAATCAATTTAATTTTCTTATATTTTGACATGTGTCTtgtttaatgaaattaataatattttaatatatttgttgCCGTTTGTGTTTAGGAGGATAGAAAGAAAGAGAAtatagaaaaatatataatttctCATATTTTATTATGTTTACAACATGACTTGAACCTTCAACCTTAAAGAGGAAAGACAATACCGG is part of the Lactuca sativa cultivar Salinas chromosome 7, Lsat_Salinas_v11, whole genome shotgun sequence genome and harbors:
- the LOC111896680 gene encoding cyclin-T1-4, which translates into the protein MSLARPHHADNTQFPGDFRFTFGRNYPHVYSSASTDFTTNRRYNNNNNHRRSYNNSHDFSNESRHQYNIYNHIDPEVLPSLKRRKFSSTNWEGYGTSYNHNNNNNNNNNNNNNNNNHNHNPSFKYEYSPSSSKITFPLPDGNAKVSTSTSYKRDRTRFEDEDVEFMSRDQIERFSPSRKDGIDALQETHLRYSYCAFLQNLGLRLELPQTTIGTAMVLCHRFFVRRSHASHDRFLIATAALFLAAKSEETPCPLNDVLRVSSEIFHKQDFNVLCYLLPMDWFDEYRERVLEAEQMVLTTLNFELNVQHPYTHLTSILDKLGLAQSLLVNLALSLVSEGLRSSLWLQFKPHQIAAGAAYLAARSLNMDLTTYQNVWQEFYTPPSVLKDVVQQLMELF